Proteins from a single region of Verrucosispora sp. NA02020:
- the rsmD gene encoding 16S rRNA (guanine(966)-N(2))-methyltransferase RsmD has protein sequence MTRIVAGSLGGRRIAAPPGAGTRPTSDRVREALFSAVQAEVDLGGARFADLYAGSGAVGLEALSRGAAHVLLVESDARAARVIRENIAVLRAGPAARLVTGKVATVLAGGPEGDPYDVVFADPPYALPHESVTTMLAGLVDGGWLAPDALLVIERSSRGNPVEWVEGVTGLRSRRYGETTLWYGRRS, from the coding sequence GTGACCCGGATCGTGGCCGGGAGCCTCGGCGGCCGGCGGATCGCCGCGCCGCCGGGTGCCGGCACCCGGCCGACCTCGGACCGGGTCCGGGAGGCGTTGTTCAGCGCGGTGCAGGCGGAGGTCGACCTCGGCGGGGCGCGCTTCGCCGACCTGTACGCCGGCTCCGGCGCGGTGGGCCTGGAGGCGCTGTCCCGGGGGGCCGCGCACGTGTTGCTGGTCGAGTCCGACGCGCGTGCCGCGCGGGTGATCCGGGAGAACATCGCGGTGCTGCGGGCGGGGCCTGCGGCGCGGCTGGTCACCGGCAAGGTCGCCACGGTGCTGGCCGGCGGGCCGGAGGGTGACCCGTACGACGTGGTCTTCGCCGACCCGCCGTACGCGCTGCCACACGAGAGCGTCACCACGATGCTCGCCGGGTTGGTCGACGGCGGCTGGCTCGCGCCGGACGCCCTGCTCGTGATCGAGCGGTCCAGTCGCGGCAACCCGGTCGAGTGGGTGGAAGGCGTCACTGGCCTGCGCAGTCGTCGGTACGGCGAGACCACCCTTTGGTACGGTCGCCGATCATGA
- the coaD gene encoding pantetheine-phosphate adenylyltransferase, with amino-acid sequence MRRAVCPGSFDPVTNGHLDIVGRASRLFDEVIVGVLINQSKTGVFTVEERIEMLREVTASYDNVRVESFRGLLVDFCRAQRATVLIKGIRAVSDFDYELQMAQMNIGLAGVETLFMPTNPLYSFLSSSLVKDVAKWGGDVSPHVPDLVREALKARLTPPA; translated from the coding sequence ATGAGACGTGCGGTGTGTCCCGGCTCGTTCGACCCGGTCACCAACGGTCACCTCGACATCGTCGGTCGGGCCAGCCGGCTGTTCGACGAGGTGATCGTCGGTGTGCTCATCAACCAGTCGAAAACGGGCGTGTTCACCGTCGAGGAGCGGATCGAGATGCTCCGCGAGGTGACCGCCTCCTACGACAACGTCCGCGTGGAGTCCTTCCGTGGACTGCTGGTGGACTTCTGTCGGGCCCAGCGGGCGACGGTGTTGATCAAGGGCATCCGGGCGGTCAGCGACTTCGACTACGAGTTGCAGATGGCCCAGATGAACATCGGCCTCGCCGGGGTCGAGACGTTGTTCATGCCGACCAACCCGCTCTACTCCTTTCTCTCCTCCAGCCTGGTCAAGGACGTGGCCAAGTGGGGCGGCGACGTCAGCCCGCACGTGCCTGACCTGGTCCGCGAGGCGTTGAAGGCCCGCCTGACCCCACCTGCCTGA
- a CDS encoding DUF177 domain-containing protein, with protein sequence MPKNSPISLDPRSPLVLDTRELPRRPGALRTVTRVVPAPADLGVELISVPEGADLDLDLRMESVSEGVLVSGTVSGQVRGECGRCLREINDSVSVTIQELYAYENSTTDVTTEDDEVGRMQGDLIDLEPAVRDAVVLALPTNPLCRQDCPGLCPECGVHLDDLPADHSHQQIDPRWAGLSQLTRTEE encoded by the coding sequence ATGCCCAAGAACTCACCCATTTCACTCGACCCCAGGTCGCCGCTGGTCCTCGACACGAGGGAGCTACCGCGCCGGCCTGGTGCGTTGCGTACCGTCACACGGGTGGTCCCGGCACCGGCGGACCTCGGCGTGGAGTTGATCAGCGTGCCGGAGGGCGCGGACCTCGACCTCGATCTGCGGATGGAGTCGGTGTCCGAGGGCGTGCTCGTCTCGGGGACCGTCAGCGGTCAGGTCCGGGGCGAGTGCGGTCGCTGCCTGCGCGAGATCAACGACTCGGTGTCGGTGACGATCCAGGAGCTGTACGCGTACGAGAACAGCACCACGGACGTCACCACCGAGGATGACGAGGTAGGCCGGATGCAGGGAGACCTGATCGACCTGGAACCGGCGGTGCGGGACGCGGTGGTGCTCGCACTGCCGACCAACCCGCTCTGCCGCCAGGACTGCCCGGGCCTGTGCCCCGAATGTGGGGTACACCTGGACGATCTGCCGGCCGATCACAGCCACCAGCAGATCGACCCGCGTTGGGCGGGCCTGTCGCAACTGACCCGTACAGAGGAGTAA
- a CDS encoding phosphate acyltransferase PlsX, whose product MAVDLLGGDDAPAVVVDGALRAVRADPHLHLLLVGPTEVAGALIHALDPAERARITVRPARTAVDMADEVVTARTDSTVRTAVAAVHAGQADALVSAGSTGATVAAAALGLGRWPEVRRPALAAVLPAVSGPVVLLDVGGSLEPNPATLARHAVLGAAYAAAAHGVVAPRVGLLSVGTEAGKGDRARRLTDPVLSTVTLPADARYVGLVEGYDVCVGTRADVVVTDGFTGNVLLKAIEGAYAMAGGPPPGGGAPRAAALLGVGGTVVVCHGAARPDDISSGIALAAHLWRRDATDRVAALLAGHRTDRTTDTEVRTS is encoded by the coding sequence ATCGCCGTTGACCTCCTCGGCGGGGACGACGCTCCCGCCGTCGTGGTGGACGGCGCTCTGCGGGCGGTGCGCGCCGACCCTCACCTGCATCTGCTGCTCGTCGGCCCGACCGAGGTGGCCGGCGCGCTGATCCATGCCCTCGACCCGGCCGAACGCGCCCGGATCACCGTCCGGCCCGCACGGACCGCCGTCGACATGGCCGACGAGGTCGTCACCGCACGCACCGACTCCACCGTCCGTACGGCCGTCGCCGCCGTGCACGCCGGCCAGGCCGACGCGCTGGTCTCCGCCGGCTCCACCGGCGCGACCGTCGCCGCCGCCGCCCTCGGACTGGGTCGCTGGCCCGAGGTGCGACGCCCGGCGCTCGCCGCCGTCCTGCCCGCCGTCTCCGGACCGGTGGTGCTGCTCGACGTCGGTGGCTCGCTGGAACCCAACCCCGCCACGCTGGCCCGGCACGCCGTGCTCGGGGCCGCCTACGCCGCTGCCGCCCACGGTGTCGTCGCACCCCGGGTGGGTCTGCTCTCGGTGGGCACCGAGGCCGGCAAGGGCGACCGGGCCCGCCGGCTCACCGATCCCGTGCTCAGCACCGTGACCCTGCCCGCAGACGCCCGCTACGTCGGTCTCGTCGAGGGGTACGACGTCTGCGTCGGCACGCGTGCCGATGTGGTGGTCACCGACGGGTTCACCGGTAACGTGCTGCTCAAGGCCATCGAGGGCGCGTACGCGATGGCCGGTGGACCGCCGCCCGGCGGGGGTGCGCCCCGGGCGGCCGCCCTGCTCGGCGTGGGCGGGACGGTGGTCGTCTGTCACGGCGCCGCCCGTCCCGACGACATCTCCTCCGGCATCGCCCTCGCCGCCCACCTCTGGCGACGCGATGCCACCGACCGGGTCGCCGCGCTGCTCGCCGGCCACCGCACCGACCGCACCACCGACACCGAGGTACGCACATCATGA
- a CDS encoding cell wall anchor protein, translating to MTTKRFFTPGVRVIRPKLSLRRPLAVLAAALIGMTGAAAVATPASAHHTTITATAVCDQLSGERVITWKVVNSERRSAATIKKVTTTPSTKVQVLVPGAEAVDLQGVAIPKGGFVEAVQRVPGETATAELVVEGRWDNRREQTNKGSINLAADAACAPAPKCVDASDAKYSHTFDGPKGTATVKLEGDLPLCGDAKQYFTLVSYFAPRPKFATPQYVYGAPASDFLGGTQTEIALNVGVPDCHTQVDLIWGGVDEVIDPLVENGKRYGDKKLGEKGAPGNRSSGPQGWYNGGSKNCTTPASTFASACDGTVTVSLSNDGTLSRYAVEFEVRGENGWSKKVTVEPGKADNETVVPAENAGAIEVLVDGKVIEGGTYTWQRPEDCPLPTVTTDADCETFALTASNPEGGVPVKVEFTYGDKTETRTVAPGTSEKVSFKAGDEETALVVLPELDLELEVVYAPEDCGGGGGGEEPPGLPVTGAAAGGIAAGAIALLAVGAVLFVMARRRRIHFTA from the coding sequence GTGACGACCAAACGCTTCTTCACCCCGGGAGTACGCGTGATCCGACCCAAGCTGTCGCTCCGGCGACCGCTGGCTGTCCTGGCAGCCGCCCTCATCGGCATGACCGGAGCAGCGGCAGTGGCCACCCCGGCCAGTGCACACCACACCACCATCACCGCCACCGCCGTCTGCGACCAGCTCAGCGGCGAGCGGGTGATCACGTGGAAGGTGGTCAACAGCGAGCGCAGGTCCGCCGCCACCATCAAGAAGGTGACGACCACCCCGTCGACGAAGGTCCAGGTGCTCGTGCCGGGCGCCGAGGCCGTCGACCTGCAGGGCGTCGCGATCCCGAAGGGCGGCTTCGTCGAGGCCGTGCAGCGGGTGCCGGGCGAGACCGCGACCGCCGAGCTCGTCGTCGAGGGCCGCTGGGACAACCGGCGCGAGCAGACCAACAAGGGCAGCATCAACCTGGCCGCCGACGCTGCGTGCGCCCCCGCGCCGAAGTGCGTCGACGCCAGCGACGCCAAGTACAGCCACACGTTCGACGGCCCGAAGGGCACCGCGACCGTGAAGCTGGAGGGCGACCTGCCGCTCTGCGGTGACGCGAAGCAGTACTTCACGCTGGTGTCGTACTTCGCGCCGCGCCCGAAGTTCGCCACCCCGCAGTACGTCTACGGCGCGCCGGCCAGTGACTTCCTCGGCGGCACCCAGACCGAGATCGCGCTGAACGTCGGCGTCCCGGACTGCCACACCCAGGTCGACCTGATCTGGGGCGGCGTGGACGAGGTCATCGACCCGCTGGTCGAGAACGGCAAGCGCTACGGTGACAAGAAGCTCGGCGAGAAGGGTGCCCCCGGCAACCGCTCGTCCGGCCCGCAGGGCTGGTACAACGGCGGCAGCAAGAACTGCACCACCCCCGCCTCCACCTTCGCCTCCGCCTGCGACGGCACGGTGACCGTGTCGCTGAGCAACGACGGCACGCTCTCCCGGTACGCCGTCGAGTTCGAGGTGCGCGGCGAGAACGGCTGGTCCAAGAAGGTCACCGTCGAGCCGGGCAAGGCCGACAACGAGACCGTGGTGCCCGCCGAGAACGCCGGCGCGATCGAGGTCCTGGTCGACGGCAAGGTGATCGAGGGCGGCACGTACACGTGGCAGCGTCCCGAGGACTGCCCGCTGCCGACCGTCACCACCGACGCCGACTGCGAGACCTTCGCGCTGACCGCCTCGAACCCGGAGGGTGGCGTGCCGGTCAAGGTGGAGTTCACCTACGGCGACAAGACCGAGACGCGGACCGTCGCGCCGGGCACGTCGGAGAAGGTCAGCTTCAAGGCCGGTGACGAGGAGACCGCACTGGTCGTCCTGCCCGAGCTCGACCTGGAGCTCGAGGTCGTCTACGCCCCCGAGGACTGCGGCGGTGGCGGCGGCGGCGAGGAGCCCCCGGGCCTGCCGGTGACCGGTGCGGCGGCCGGCGGCATCGCCGCAGGCGCGATCGCCCTGCTGGCGGTCGGCGCGGTGCTGTTCGTGATGGCCCGGCGGCGTCGGATCCACTTCACCGCCTGA
- the rpmF gene encoding 50S ribosomal protein L32 yields the protein MAVPKRKMSRSNTRSRRANWKAAAVATVACPQCKSAKLPHAACSVCGTYNGRQVLEV from the coding sequence GTGGCCGTCCCCAAGCGCAAGATGTCGCGCAGCAACACCCGGTCCCGCCGGGCGAACTGGAAGGCCGCGGCGGTCGCGACCGTGGCCTGCCCGCAGTGCAAGTCCGCCAAGCTGCCGCACGCCGCCTGCTCCGTCTGCGGCACCTACAACGGCCGCCAGGTCCTCGAGGTCTGA
- the rnc gene encoding ribonuclease III: MSNDKRRRPSVGHLEAAFGVTLDPDLLERALTHRSYAYENGGLPTNERLEFLGDSVLGVVITTALFHNHPDLPEGQLAKLRASVVNMRALAEVARGLGPDGLGPYLLLGKGEETTGGRDKASILADTLEALLGAIYLQYGLDTAGIVIHRLFDPLMAESAGRGAALDWKTSLQELTAALGLGVPEYRIEGTGPDHLKTFTAWVVVAGNRYGGADGRSKKEAEQRAAESAWRMLTADADAEAESGPAEVTADPADEQDVVTVDGRAETLGEVQAHRA, from the coding sequence ATGAGCAACGACAAGCGGCGGAGGCCCTCCGTCGGCCATCTGGAAGCCGCCTTCGGCGTGACGCTGGACCCGGACCTGCTGGAGCGCGCCCTCACCCACCGCTCGTACGCGTACGAGAACGGTGGCCTGCCCACCAACGAGCGGCTGGAGTTCCTCGGCGACTCGGTGCTCGGCGTGGTGATCACCACCGCGCTCTTCCACAACCATCCGGACCTGCCCGAAGGGCAGTTGGCCAAGTTGCGGGCCAGCGTGGTGAACATGCGCGCCCTCGCCGAGGTGGCCCGTGGCCTGGGCCCGGACGGCCTCGGCCCGTACCTCCTGCTGGGCAAGGGCGAGGAGACCACCGGCGGGCGGGACAAGGCGAGCATCCTCGCGGACACCCTGGAGGCGCTGCTCGGCGCGATCTATCTCCAGTACGGGCTCGACACCGCCGGGATCGTGATCCACCGGCTGTTCGACCCGCTGATGGCCGAGTCGGCCGGCCGGGGTGCCGCGCTGGACTGGAAGACCAGCCTCCAGGAGTTGACCGCCGCGCTCGGGCTCGGGGTGCCGGAGTACCGCATCGAGGGCACCGGACCGGACCACCTCAAGACCTTCACCGCCTGGGTGGTGGTCGCCGGGAACCGGTACGGCGGTGCCGACGGACGCAGCAAGAAGGAGGCCGAGCAGCGGGCGGCCGAGTCCGCCTGGCGGATGTTGACCGCCGACGCCGACGCCGAGGCGGAGTCGGGCCCGGCCGAGGTGACCGCCGACCCGGCCGACGAGCAGGACGTGGTGACCGTCGACGGCCGGGCCGAGACCCTCGGCGAGGTCCAGGCGCACCGTGCCTGA